In one Capricornis sumatraensis isolate serow.1 chromosome 1, serow.2, whole genome shotgun sequence genomic region, the following are encoded:
- the HMGN1 gene encoding non-histone chromosomal protein HMG-14 isoform X2, which translates to MPKRKVSSAEGAAKEEPKRRSARLSAKPAPAKVETKPKKAAGKDKSSDKKVQTKGKRGAKGKQAEVANQETKEDLPAENGETKNEESPASDEAEEKEAKSD; encoded by the exons ATGCCCAAGAGGAAG GTCAGCTCCGCCGAGGGGGCAGCGAAGGAGGAG CCCAAGAGGAGATCGGCGAGGTTGTCAGCT AAACCGGCTCCTGCGAAAGTGGAAACGAAGCCAAAAAAGGCGGCGGGAAAG GATAAATCTTCAGACAAAAAAGTgcaaacaaaagggaaaagaggagcAAAGGGAAAACAGGCGGAAGTGGCCAACCAGGAGACTAAAGAAGACTTACCTGCAGAAAATGGAGAGACTAAAAACGAGGAg AGCCCAGCCTCTGatgaagcagaagagaaagaagccaagTCTGATTAA
- the HMGN1 gene encoding non-histone chromosomal protein HMG-14 isoform X1: protein MPKRKVSSAEGAAKEEPKRRSARLSAKPAPAKVETKPKKAAGKDKSSDKKVQTKGKRGAKGKQAEVANQETKEDLPAENGETKNEEDSPGKNTGMGCHVLLQGIFLTRDQT from the exons ATGCCCAAGAGGAAG GTCAGCTCCGCCGAGGGGGCAGCGAAGGAGGAG CCCAAGAGGAGATCGGCGAGGTTGTCAGCT AAACCGGCTCCTGCGAAAGTGGAAACGAAGCCAAAAAAGGCGGCGGGAAAG GATAAATCTTCAGACAAAAAAGTgcaaacaaaagggaaaagaggagcAAAGGGAAAACAGGCGGAAGTGGCCAACCAGGAGACTAAAGAAGACTTACCTGCAGAAAATGGAGAGACTAAAAACGAGGAg gattctccaggcaagaatactggaatggggtgccatgtccttctccagggcatattcctgacccgggatcaaacctga
- the LOC138091616 gene encoding histone-lysine N-methyltransferase SETMAR-like produces MEIMLEKKQIRAIFLFEFKMGHKAAETTRNINNAFGPGTAKERTVQWWFKKFRKGDQSLEDDERSARPSEVDNDQLREIIDADPLKTTRKIAEELKVNHSTVVRHLKQIGKVKKLNKWVPHELTEIQKNRRFEVSSSLILRNNNEPFLDRIVTCHEKWILSDNRRPPAQRLDRGKTLNLYQKKIMVTVWWSAAGLIHYSFLNPGETITSEKYAQQINEMHQKLQHLQPALVNKKGPVLLHDNTRPHVAQPALQKFNELGYEVLPHPPYSPDLLPTDYHFFKHLDNFLQGKHFHNQQDAENAFQEFVESRSTGFYATGINELISRWQKCVDCNGSYFD; encoded by the coding sequence atggaaatcatgttagagaaaaagcaaattcgagcgattttcttatttgagttcaaaatgggtcataaagcagcagagacaactcgcaacatcaacaatgcatttggcccaggaactgctaaggaACGTACGGTGCAGTGGTGGTTTAAGAAGTTTCGCAAAGGAGATCAGAGTCTTGAAGATGACGAGCGTAGTGCacggccatcagaagttgacaacgaCCAGTTAAGAGAAATCATTGATGCTGATCCTCTTAAAACTACACGAAAAATTGCTGAAGAACTCAAGGTCAACCATTCTACAGTCGttcggcatttgaagcaaattggaaaggtgaaaaagctcaataagtgggtgcctcatgagctgaccgaaattcaaaaaaatcgtcgttttgaagtgtcatcttctcttattctacgcaacaacaatgaaccatttctcgatCGAATTGTGACATGCcacgaaaagtggattttatctGATAACCGGCGACCACCAGCTCAGAGATTGGATCGAGGGAAAACACTGAACTTGTACCAAAAAAagatcatggtcactgtttggtggtctgctgctggtcttatccactatagctttctgaatcctggcgaaaccattacatctgagaagtatgctcaacaaatcaatgagatgcaccaaaaactacAACACCTacagccagcattggtcaacaaaaagggcccagttcttctccatgacaacacTCGACCACATGTCGCACAACCAGCCCTTCAGAAGTTTAATGAATTGGGctacgaagttttgcctcatccaccatattcacctgacctcttacCAAcagactaccacttcttcaagcatctcgacaactttttgcagggtaaacacttccacaaccagcaggatgcagaaaatgctttccaagaatttGTTGAATCCCGAAGCACAGGTTTTTACGCTACAGGAATAAACGAACTTATTTctcgttggcaaaaatgtgttgattgtaatggttcctattttgactaa